From Paenibacillus polymyxa, the proteins below share one genomic window:
- a CDS encoding SLOG family protein, with protein MKNLLVSGYRAHELNIFSQKHEGIPYIKKAIAGRLIPLIEEGLEWVITPGQYGVDLWACEVVIALKEQYPHLKCSIMMAYQNMEEKWKEDKKEYFQQICAEVDYVGVVSRQPYQGIWQLKARDELLFRKTDGLLLVYDEDAGEGSPRFMKELALKKQQAEGYQYISISSEDIQSIADEERLFMDL; from the coding sequence ATGAAAAACTTGCTCGTTTCTGGCTATCGTGCCCATGAGCTGAATATTTTTAGTCAAAAGCACGAAGGTATTCCATACATTAAAAAGGCGATTGCAGGCAGACTGATTCCCCTGATCGAAGAAGGGCTGGAATGGGTAATTACCCCTGGTCAATACGGGGTGGACTTGTGGGCTTGCGAGGTCGTCATTGCATTAAAGGAGCAATATCCTCACTTAAAATGCTCTATTATGATGGCTTATCAAAATATGGAGGAAAAATGGAAAGAGGATAAAAAGGAATATTTTCAGCAGATTTGTGCCGAAGTTGACTATGTGGGAGTGGTTAGCCGCCAGCCGTATCAGGGAATATGGCAACTCAAGGCACGGGATGAACTCCTTTTCCGCAAAACAGACGGTTTATTGCTTGTGTACGATGAGGATGCCGGAGAGGGCAGCCCACGTTTTATGAAGGAACTGGCATTGAAAAAACAACAGGCAGAAGGCTATCAATATATCAGTATTAGCTCAGAGGATATCCAAAGCATAGCTGACGAAGAACGATTATTCATGGACCTCTGA
- a CDS encoding iron-sulfur cluster biosynthesis family protein, with protein MSIHLELDSLSVERLAMVLSGRPGMFKLFYDTEDCGCNGVLTILVIDAPNATDTAIQSDSYSFWVDRQQEQQFDSQMRLEADPSYPSFKVSSDAGILSNNVRIQDRRVNSSKA; from the coding sequence ATGAGTATACATTTAGAGTTGGATTCCTTGTCGGTTGAAAGGCTAGCAATGGTCCTTTCAGGACGGCCAGGCATGTTCAAGTTGTTTTATGATACAGAGGATTGTGGATGCAACGGCGTACTTACCATTTTGGTGATCGATGCACCGAATGCAACCGACACAGCAATTCAGTCCGATTCGTATTCTTTTTGGGTAGATCGGCAGCAGGAGCAGCAGTTCGATAGCCAAATGCGGCTTGAGGCAGATCCAAGTTACCCATCGTTCAAAGTAAGTAGCGATGCTGGTATATTGAGCAACAATGTTAGAATTCAAGATCGGCGTGTAAACTCGTCCAAGGCGTGA